The nucleotide sequence ccattatgcaacgtataattgtgatatgatctctggtgcctctttctaaatccagcttggacatctggcatttcatgttccatatatggtaagagcctttgttgtagaatcttgagcattacttgcatgggatattaaggcaatagttccagaattactgcattccctgggatcccctttctttggaactgggatgtatattgaatgctttcagTCTCTGGGCCATTGGTTTGTTTTCTGTATTtgatgacaattttttaaaaaatttggacagatttggtCACAGTAGCTTGTagaaactctattggtatgtgaTCTGtttctagtgatttgtttcttccaagtattttaagcgcagctttcacctcccattctaaaatttctggttcttcatcatatagttcctccatgaataaatctgtcatcgtTGCATCTCTAGCATAATAGAaacatagagttagaaggggcttataagggcatcaagtccaaccccctgctcaatgcaggaatccaaattaaagcatacccagcaagtggctgtccagctgcttcttgaaggcctccagtgttggagagcccatcacctcactgagtaattggttccattgtcataaagaggtttttcctgatgttcagttgaaatctggcttcctgtaacttgagcccattattcagtgtcctgcactctggaacgatcaagaagaaattctggccctcctctgtgtgacaacctttcaagtagttgaacagtgctatcatatctcccctcttctcaaggctaaacatgcccagttctttcagtctctcctcatagtgctTTGTTCCCAGTCCCTTGATGgtcctcactgccctcctctgaactcatttcaatccttcttaaagtgtggtgtccagaactggacgcagaactcaagatgaggcctaacctgtggcaaatagaggggaaccaatacttcacatgatctggaaacgatacttctgttaatgcagcctaaaatagcatttgccttttttgcagccacattgcactgttggctcatattcagcttgtgatcaacaacaatcccaagatccttctcacatgtagtaacGCTGAGACAAGTATTCCCAATCATctagctgtgcatttggtttctttttcctaggtgtagaactttgcactcatccctgttaaatttcattcagcccaatgctccagtctgtcaagatccctttgaattttgtttctgtcttctaaggtattagctaaccctcccaattttgtatcatctgcaaatttgataagcattccctgcacctctttaactaagtcactgataaaaatgttgaagagcactgggcccaggacctagccctgtggtaccccacttgttatctccccccagtttgaggaaccattgataagcactctttgagtacaattctgtagccaactgtggatccacctgatagttgttccatccagctcacatttagctagcttgctaattagaacATCATggagcacttcacccatcctccacgatttcacaaagataatagttccgtaaccaggcctgaacccagattggaatgggtaaagataatctatttcatccaaaagtacttgcaattgctgcaccacaaccctctcaatcaccttccctaaatttgagcccgggcagtagttgtcacaaagcaatgagtctagggtgggctttttcatgagcagtcagatcactgcctctttcagggcagctagaccgccccctcccacaatgatgcattgaccacaccctggatccactcagtcaaacccccttggcaagctttaataagtcaagaagggcaaggttcgACACGTTGCTggttgcatcattgcaagcaccttgtccgtaTCATCAGggagcatcaactgaaaccaatcccaagaagttgcagcaggcatTGCACTGCACTCCTCATTGGGGgttacagtagatgtggaaggggcatcaagattactatggaggcgagcaactttaccttgaaagtgccttgcaaacaatttaatttttttaaaaaaatttaatttattggatttcttagttggtcatctggctggccatccagccactctgggcgacgtacaaaatgaacaaaataacacaaaatgacacaccaatacaataacattaaaatctaaaagcgataatgataaaatctaacccaccccaaaggcctgcctgaatacaCATATGCAACAACAACCTTATTCTATTAATTATTTGAAAGTTTATTTACAAGAAGTTCTGTATTAGTTCTAGCATACAATAAAAATCCATGATCCTAGAAGTAGTGCTTCCATAGTATTAAGATCAGGATATTTGATTTGCTGTTCTTGACTGAGAGTCAAAGATCCTGGAGTTTGCTGTCCTCTACTGTTTTGTTAGAGGGGTAGAATACTTTGAATGAAAAGCCACTTCTTGGGAAAGATCCAGGATTTATGCAGAGGCAATCGGTGTTGGTCACGGTGAATGGGTCATATTCGTCGGCAAAGACAATGAGATCTGGCAGAGGGTATGTTCTCAAGGTGTAGTCATAGGCCCAGTAGACAGGGCTAACATTAAGGGGCAATGGAGTCAGATGCCCTTGTGATAAAATTGTCTTTACAAAATGATTAGGAATATCCAAACTGCTACTAGGAAATCGGACACAATTCCGGCACATCTTGTTTACCAAGTCTTCTCTGAAGATTATTATTTCCTgagtgcagtactggaccctgcaAGGATTTGTAGTGAAGACTGAAAATGGCACCTGCTGTCGGAACTCCTCTGTAATATTTTCAGTAAGCGGTGGCCTTGGCAAAATGGAGCCTGGGCCAGGATCTTCAGAGCCGGGAACAAATACAAATCGACTGCTCTTATGGATACTGGGATATTCGCATATTATGTCTGCAAGGGCTTTCAATGAATCTTTCAGTGACTGAATTTGATTTTTTCCATATGGGGCAGAGGAAAAGTTCCCACAGAAGAAGAAGCAAGTTGGAGGCATGGAGGAGTAACCTGAAAACGTAATGCGAAGCTTCTCCAAAACTTCTGCTTGATCCAACCAAACATCTGAAAGGAACACAAACATGGCATCCTCATTTTCTTCCTCCAGCTGTTTCCATTTCGCAGAAGATTTTACGGAGGTTGAAGAAGGCCCTCCAAAGAACTTCATGTTTCCATAATATGCCCGAATTGTAATAGAAGGTTCCGTAGGAGGAAATCCAAAAGCATTGACATGAAATATCTCATCTTCATACCAGCCttctgttaaaacaaaacatgactCTGTATATAAGCCACTGTGGAACTGTGCTTTACTAAGGTCCAGCTGGACAACTCCTGTAGGATCTTCCAAGAGAAAATTTCCCTCTTTCAGCTGGGTTATCATCCCAAGAACAATAACCTCCCTAACTTTAGCTGAGTTCCCCAAGAGAGTTTCTATTGTCTTGAGCTGGAATTTACTTCTGCTTTCATCTGGGTGTGAACCAATAGCTGATGGTGTGAACAATTCATGCCGGTGGGTTCTCTGCTGCAAGATGATATAACGCTCACGGAACAATTCTGCTTTATCCCTGGCACGGCCAAATAAATTTGATGCAGGATGGCTGGTCATTGAGAGAGGTAGaaacttttttctttcaaaattgtaaacataTCGTGGGATATCAAAAGCTCCAATAATGTTGAAAATATGATCCATGGTTTCGTCTAAGGACTGGCTGCACTCCAGGACTGCTGCTTCCACCATGGCCCTTTCAATCATGTTACATGACAAAGGCTGTTTTTCAACAGCATCAATTATATTTTCTATCATATCTTCAAGCTCCACTTCATTAACTGTTTGAAGAGTTTCCGTGAGATACTTGGTAGCTTCAGCGCAGAGCAGCAAGCCGTGCATCTTGAAGGCAGCGCTCACGTTGCTCCTCAGCTTCTCCGTGGCCATCTTGAATGGTTCGCGCCACAGCCAGGAGAGGCCGCCTCCCGCCCTGCCTCGGCTCAAGGAGGGGAGGCGGAGATGCTGCTCGTGAAAGGAATTCATGTTTTCCCCCCtctgaaaggtctaaaactccatttcctggagttgtcaacagacccctgactatatggaaaagctccattggacggctacttgaggatgccatggtggcagagaagtgggccttcttcgccgccctcaccaacatacagtaggcacagttgttttactcatgcctgattaGCCACAcaacatgtctttcaccacttgctctctagctgtCATtaagcctgtttcattgcccttagttcactggtgtaccaaggtgcaaaccgggctcacaatgccagagagggagctcaggggccactgtgtcaagagcccaatgcgtcttgttgttccacagcatgacaatggTTTTAACAGGGTCATctactctatctactggaaactccccaagggcattcaggaatcctgtgaat is from Rhineura floridana isolate rRhiFlo1 chromosome 3, rRhiFlo1.hap2, whole genome shotgun sequence and encodes:
- the LOC133382012 gene encoding DNA polymerase epsilon subunit 2-like; translated protein: MNSFHEQHLRLPSLSRGRAGGGLSWLWREPFKMATEKLRSNVSAAFKMHGLLLCAEATKYLTETLQTVNEVELEDMIENIIDAVEKQPLSCNMIERAMVEAAVLECSQSLDETMDHIFNIIGAFDIPRYVYNFERKKFLPLSMTSHPASNLFGRARDKAELFRERYIILQQRTHRHELFTPSAIGSHPDESRSKFQLKTIETLLGNSAKVREVIVLGMITQLKEGNFLLEDPTGVVQLDLSKAQFHSGLYTESCFVLTEGWYEDEIFHVNAFGFPPTEPSITIRAYYGNMKFFGGPSSTSVKSSAKWKQLEEENEDAMFVFLSDVWLDQAEVLEKLRITFSGYSSMPPTCFFFCGNFSSAPYGKNQIQSLKDSLKALADIICEYPSIHKSSRFVFVPGSEDPGPGSILPRPPLTENITEEFRQQVPFSVFTTNPCRVQYCTQEIIIFREDLVNKMCRNCVRFPSSSLDIPNHFVKTILSQGHLTPLPLNVSPVYWAYDYTLRTYPLPDLIVFADEYDPFTVTNTDCLCINPGSFPRSGFSFKVFYPSNKTVEDSKLQDL